DNA sequence from the Candidatus Peregrinibacteria bacterium genome:
GTGAGATGTCGATTATCTCCAACTTCATCAATGTCATTCGTCCGAACACATTTTTGCGCGCTACAAAGCCTTTTTCCCTTGGGATGCGGTTTTCCCATAAGATTCGGCACAAACTGCTGCATTCCGGCAGTCGTAAACAAAACGGTATGATCGTTCTCAGGAAGAAGCGAATCACTCGCAACAAGTGCGTGATTTTTGGAAATAAAGTAATCGAGATATTTCTTGCGAATTTCTTTGGAAGTAACCATCTTTTGAGGAGCGAAAAGACGGAGAGATTGTAGCGTATTCTCCTTCGGAGAGACAAGACAATGCCTTGTCTCTCATGGAACATCATCCAGAATATCCCAGTTCTCTCATCTCATCCTAAAAAAATCCGTATTCCCACAATGAAAAGAAGTCCGCTGAAAATATAATTTTGCGCCGTGAGAAATCTGCCTTTAAAAATTATCTTTTCAAAAAACTTTCCTCCTGCCACCCAAATAAAATGGCTTGTTACTGTGAGAGTGAGAAGTCCGAGAGAAAGTATGAGCGCTTGAAACCATCGAGAAGAATGTGTGTCTAGGAGCTGGGAATACATGAGAAGTGTCACAATAACGCCTTTTCCATTGAGAACACTCAGAAGGAATCCTTCACGAAATCCGAATGAACATTTCTGTTTTTCCTTTTGAATTTCTGTTGATAAAAATGTAAGAGCTAAATAAAAAATATAGAACACTCCCATATATTTTAAAACGATAAGCGCCATAGGATAGAGCTCAAATAAAGCGCCAACTCCAAATCCTATCGCTAGACTTCGAGTAAAAATTGCTAAATTCAGCCCGACAATAAATGGAAATATTTTTCGTATTCCATATTTACTTCCCACCGATGCGCACATGATGTTGTTTGGACCCGCAGACCAAACAAGGGGGAGCATCATTGCCAAAAAAATTGAGATTTGTTCGAGAGACATGAAGGTTGCTATAGCGAAAGAGTATTTTAGTTTATGAAAATTGTAAAAAGATTTTTGAGAAGCTCCTCATCCTTTCTCCCCACACTCTTCTCCACTCCCGAATTCACATCAATTCCATTCGGAAAACAGGATTTTATAATTTCTTGAACATTCTCTGGGGTAATTCCTCCAGCAACAAAGAATTTCTGACCTTCTGCGAGATATTTTGGAATTTTTTTTAATAATTCAAGCGAAATTTGTTTTCCTGTTCCGCCGCGAGATTTTTCGGAATATGCATCTAATAAAACCGCATCACAAAAAGAATATTCAGAAATTTTCTGTAAATCTGATTCATTTATGATGCGCAATGCCTTCCAAATTTTTGGTTTGTTTCGTAGAGACGCGCTATAGCGCGTCTCTACTACGAATTCACGGCAAAATTCCGGTGTTTCGTCGCCATGCAATTGAATTACATCCAGAAAATTATATTCATGTAGAGACGCGATTAATCGCGTCTCTACGTTTAATGGATTTACAAAAACACCAACAAATTTTGGTTTTTTCATCGCGTGTTCGCGGATATTTTCGACAATTTTTCGTGCATCTTCCAATAAAATCCTCCGTGGCGATTCCTCCGCAAAAACAAACCCGAGATAATCAGCATCTTTTCCTGCCAAAATTGCATCTTCTAAATTTGTAATTCCACATATTTTCACTTCCGGTTTTCCAGAAAGATCATAAAGCGTCTTTTTTCGATCGTCTGAAGCAATAATTGCGGTACCAATCAAAATCGCATCGGCATTTTTTGCGTATTTACGAATATCATTACGAGAAGAGATTCCACTTTCGCAGACGAAAATTTTCTCTTTTCGCATATTTTCTGGAACTTTTGAAAAAAGGTCATGAAAATTATTTAGATTTAATTCGTAGAGACAAGACAATGCCTTGTCTCTACTATCAACATTACAATCTCGATTCACCTGTAAATTTCGATTATTCACTCCAACAATTCTCGCATCGGTATTCTTCAAAACATCGAATAATTCCTCTTCATCATGAACTTCTACAAGCGCATCCATTCCTAATTCTTGAAGAATCGATAAAAACTTTTGAATTGTTTTTGCATCAAGAACACTTCGCATGAGAAGCACGGCATCAGCCCCATATTCAGCTGCTTCGTAAATTTGTATTTCATCCAAAATAAAATCCTTTCTGAGAATCGGAAGATTTGTAATTTCTCGAACTTTTCGAATATTCTCAATTGATCCGCCAAAAAAATTTTCATCGGTGAGAACTGAAATTGCCATAGCTCCAGAATCAGAATACAATTTCGCAAGACTTTCCACGCTATCATCCGAGCGAAAAAGCTGACCTTTTGATGGCGATTTTGGCTTTATTTCCGCAATCAGTTTTGGATATATCGATTCTTGAGAAAGCGCTTTGTAAAAAGCAAAATTTCTCTTTTTAAAATTCTGAGGCATCACAAAATTTTTCTTTAGTTCAAGAATTTCTTTTTTCTTGTTCTCAATGATTTCTTCTAAAATGTTCACAATTCTGTAAAAATAGACTCAAACATGCTTTCGATAAAAGTATAATTTAAAATCTAAAATTTAAAATCTAAAATTGCTATGCTTTCCGAACTCACTCATCACTTCAGCAAAAATTCACCGCTGATCTTGGCTTCCAAAAGTCCACAGCGCATTCGAATTCTCAAAATGCTCGGAATTCCATTCGTATCTGTCGAACATGAATTTGAAGAATTTCTGGATCATGAACTTTCTCCTGAAAAAAACGTGGAAATGCTCGCGGAAGGAAAAGCTCAAAGTCTTGTAAAAAAATACCCAAATTCCTGCATTGTCGGAATCGATACTCTCGTTGTTTCTGAATCGGGAAAAATACTCGGGAAACCTCAGCATAAAGAGGAAGCGCGAGAAATGTTTCGAGAAAAATCCGGAAAAAAAGAACTCATCATTTCTGGAATTTCTATAATAAAAGATAATCAAAAAATTACGGCGCACGAGGTGAGCAGTGTGGAATTCATGGAATTTTCCGAAGCGGATATTGAAAAAATTCTTGAGCTGAACGAGTGGAAAAATAAAAGTGGCGGAATTATGATCGAGGGAAAAAGCTCAATGTACATCGAAAGTATCGAAGGAAATTTCTGGAATATTGTGGGATTTCCCGTGCCAACGTTTTTGGAGCTGCTGAAATCAATATAACAGAAAGCGACGATCCCCATCGTCGCGATGGAAAAGCGCGGATAGGGATCCGCGCCTTCAGGTTGTGGCTTGGACAAATTCCAAAACTTCTTCCGCGTGACCTTCCGGCTTCACACTTTCCCAAACATGAAGAATATTTCCCGTTTCATCGACAAGATACGTTGTACGCGCAACACCAAAATATTTTTTTCCGTACATGCTTTTTTCGACCCAAAGCCCTAACTCTCCTATCAACTTCTTCTCTGGATCGGAAAGGAGAAGAAAATTAAGATCATACTTGTCCATAAATTTACAGTGCGATTCGTTCTCATCTGGAGAAATTCCAACAATCATAGCATCCAATTTGCTATATTTTGAAGCTGCATCGCGAAATCCTTTCGCCTCGAGCGTACAGCCCAGCGTATCGTCCTTTGGATAAAAATAAAAAACAACTTTTTTCCCAGAAAAACTGGAAAGAGTGTACGTTTTTTCATCGCTGCCGAGAAGAGAGAAATAGGGGAACATCATGGGGGAATGTAAAAGGCTAAATGTAAAATTTTACATTTTCTGAAGTATTTCCTCCACCACTTTTCGATCATTCCATGGAATTTCTTTTCCTCCCATATTTCGCGATGTTTCAGCTCCGATACCGGTGATGATAATGGCATCTCCTTTCTGTGCATTTTTGAGTGCAAAGGTGATTGCTTCGTATCGATCCGGAATTTCCCAAAAATGCTGAACATTGCCACTCTGATTCCATATTGTTGTTTTTTGAATTCCTTTTTTGACTTCTTCCCGAATTGCTTCTCCATTTTCCGTATATGTTTCATCATCGGTAAGAACCACGAAATCTGCTATTGTTCCTGCAATTTTCCCCATTTGTTCCCGTTTCGAACGATCACGGTCTCCTGTACATCCAAATACAACCCAAATATTTCCTTGGGTAATGTTTTTGAGCGAATGGAGAACTTCTTTGAGGGCATTCGCCGTAACGGCAAAATCAACATATACTTCAAAATTCTGACCTTTTTCTATTTTTTCGAGTCGCCCGGGAACGCCTGAAAACTTTCGAAGACCTTCGACAATTACTTTCGGAGAAATATTGAGGAGTGTAGCAATCGCAAAGGCGAGTGTGGCATTTTGGACATTATATTTCCCGAGAATTGGCATTTGAAGACGTTCTCCCATCAGAGAAAACTCGATTCCCTTTTGTGTTTCCACGAGATGAGTAGAAACAAAATCTGCAGAATAATCACCGTAAGAGGAATACCATTTTTTTATTTTTCGAATGCGCGAATCCATTTCTAGGACAACCTCATCATCTTTGCTCAGTACTGCAATCCCCTTTTTTTTGAGATAATGACGAAACAATTTTTCTTTAAGAAGAATATACTTCGCAAATCCACCGTGATCATCCAAATGCTCTTCTGAAATATTCGTGATGCCGGCAATATCGAAAGACATCCCAAAAATTCGCCCCTGATCAATCGCATGAGAAGAAACTTCAATAACGGCTATTTCTACATGCGAATCTACCGCTTTTCTGAGGAGACTTCCCATTTGTAGTGGAGAGAGCGTCGTTCGCTTCGAGGTATTTTCGGTTTGAGTGCCATCAAGATGGATTGATACCGTCGATATTTTGAGGTGACGAATGTTTGCTTCCTTCAAAATTTGGGAAATCATTTCAACTGTTGTTGTTTTTCCATCTGTTCCAGTAATTGCGACCATTTTGAGTTTTTGAGACGGAAAATCATAACGAATGAGCGCAAAAATCGCTTTCAGATAGTACCAAATTTTTCGTACGAAAGAATTCTTTGGAAAAAAATTTCGGAGAAGTGCGAGCATTTTTTTTCGAAATTGAATACGCAGAAATACTACAGCGCTTCGAATTTGAGATCAATCATCCTTGTCTGAAGACGTTTAGGGAATTTTAACTTTTCTTTGTCAGAAACTTCTCACTTTGTCCCATTTTGAAGAAATTCTTTCCATGAGTTTGGACATTTTCCGGCTTCAAAGAGCATTGGGTTAGTACCTCCATCATTTTGCATCTTCTCCAAATTCTCCTTTGCTTCTAGTGGAATAGAAATGCGGAAACATTTCTCACCGCTTGTATTTTCGAATGGCTCATACACAACATTTTGCGGAAGTTTTTTGATATATATCCCTTCAAGAATATCGAGTTTCCCTTTCTCAGGAAATTTGCCCTCATCGGAGTAGTAGAGATTCAAAGTAGTATCAAGAAGAGAAATTTCAACGAGTTTTTCCGCATCTTTTGCCTTCAGTTTGGTTTCTTCAGAAGAACTTGTTTCGCTTTCGGGAAGATTTCCTTTGTCATCACTTGTCTGAGTTACGTCATTTTTCTTTTCTGAAACAGGTACAGCTCCTTCAGGGAGAACACACTCTTTTCCATCTTTCGATCGAGCTGCTCCTTCTCTGCAGGCGAGGATGTAGGCACCTTTATAAAAGTACAAAGAGCTATTCGGTGGAATTGTAACAAGAATTTTATCTTTTCCCTCTGAAGTTCCAGGAGAAAAAATTACTTCATGATCCGGCGCATTTGCCAAAAAGAGTTCATTCTCTGGAAGCGGAAAAGAAATTTCTTCATACTCCGGAGCGGATGCGCGAATTTCTTGCTTCGTATCTCCCTGAACGACAACTGGGGCGGCTGGTTCCACCACTGCTACGGGAACGGGAACTGCAAAAAAAGTAAAGTATCCATATACGAGGAGGAATGTTGCGAAGCTCCCTCCGAGCGCAGGAAATAGCCTTGTCCAGAAACTTACAGGACTCAGATTATGCCCTTCTTCATGCTGAACGGGATGATCAGAAATATGAGATTCTTGACTCTCAGTTTGTAGCTTTTGGATTTCTGCAAGTTTCCCAATTTTTTTGGAAGGTACAGGTGTTCTCTGTATTACATTTTCGATATGCGCCGGAATATTTCTGAGTTCTTCATCTGTACTTACGCTGAGAGAAGGAGCACTTTCAGGTTCTTTTGGAGTTTGGAGCTCTTCATCCGCATTCGTTAAAGAAATGTCTTCCTCCGAATGAACCTCATCTGAAACAGCTACTTTCTTTTTTGCTTCCACATTTTTTTCAATTTTTTCCGCATACATTTTCTCTTGAACTGAAGGTTCTTTTTTGTGATCTTTCAAAGAAATCTCCTCTTCATTTTTTTGTTCTATTTTTTGTTCAGGAATGACCACCGCTTTCTCTTTTTGATCCGGGAGAGAGTTTGCGATGACCTCTTCTGCCGAATTTACGGGAGCTTCCGTTTGTGTCTTTTCCTGAGGCGAAGTGCTTTGAAGAGCATTTTCTGGCTCTTGTTGAGATGCTTCAGGGTGTGATGCCAAATGATCTGATGATTGAGACTCCTGAGGAACTTCTCGTTCCTCTTCTTCCTGAGGATTTTCTGAATGTTGTTCTGCTGGTTTTGGCGGAGTTTTATTGAGAAGAACATCCACATCATTTTCGCCTTTGAGTTCGGATTTATCGCCGCTTTTTCGACGGCGAATAATCTCTCGAAGCGCCGTAATGGCATCTTCACTCCTGTTTTTGGAAACAACATCAAATCCAAGAGTAAACACAAGATATCCGAGCTTTTTCAGCTGTTCTCTTCTGTGAAGATTCTGATGTTTTTCTGCATCACCTCTATGACACTCTCTTTCCACTTCAATGGCAATTTTTACCTCTCCTGATTCAAAAATCATATCTGGAACGAGATATTCTGTTCCTCCTGATTCAGATATAACTCCGATCATCTTTTTTCCCTTGAGAGGAATCCCCTGCCTTTTCGCTTCTTCCCTGCACAAAGTCTCAAAATCTTTACGATTCGAAGGAGTATTTTGTATCATATTCATGGGATATATATTTGTTTGAATCTTTCAGGAATCATTATAGCACAAAAAATCATGTTTTGTCTAACTCAACAGCTCAGAGCGAAGAGTTAAGAGCGAAGAGCTAAAGGCGAAAAATTCTCGCTCTTAGCTCTTAGTTCTTCGCTTTTATCTTGACTCATTTTTATTAGCACTCTAAAATAGCGAGTGCTAATTTATTTCTTTATTTATTATTTATGTCTAAAATTATTGGTATTGATCTCGGAACCACGAATTCATGCGTTGCCGTTATGGAGGGCGGAGAACCGACAGTAATCCCCAACTCAGAAGGGGCAAGAACAACTCCATCGGTCGTAGCGAAAAAAGATAATGAACGACTTGTCGGTATTCCTGCAAAAAGACAGGCGGTTACCAATCCAAAAAACACTATTTTCTCTGCAAAACGCTTTATTGGGCGAAAATATGAGGAAGTAAAA
Encoded proteins:
- a CDS encoding LysE family translocator yields the protein MSLEQISIFLAMMLPLVWSAGPNNIMCASVGSKYGIRKIFPFIVGLNLAIFTRSLAIGFGVGALFELYPMALIVLKYMGVFYIFYLALTFLSTEIQKEKQKCSFGFREGFLLSVLNGKGVIVTLLMYSQLLDTHSSRWFQALILSLGLLTLTVTSHFIWVAGGKFFEKIIFKGRFLTAQNYIFSGLLFIVGIRIFLG
- the maf gene encoding septum formation protein Maf produces the protein MLSELTHHFSKNSPLILASKSPQRIRILKMLGIPFVSVEHEFEEFLDHELSPEKNVEMLAEGKAQSLVKKYPNSCIVGIDTLVVSESGKILGKPQHKEEAREMFREKSGKKELIISGISIIKDNQKITAHEVSSVEFMEFSEADIEKILELNEWKNKSGGIMIEGKSSMYIESIEGNFWNIVGFPVPTFLELLKSI
- a CDS encoding peroxiredoxin, which gives rise to MMFPYFSLLGSDEKTYTLSSFSGKKVVFYFYPKDDTLGCTLEAKGFRDAASKYSKLDAMIVGISPDENESHCKFMDKYDLNFLLLSDPEKKLIGELGLWVEKSMYGKKYFGVARTTYLVDETGNILHVWESVKPEGHAEEVLEFVQATT
- a CDS encoding UDP-N-acetylmuramoyl-L-alanyl-D-glutamate--2,6-diaminopimelate ligase, which encodes MLALLRNFFPKNSFVRKIWYYLKAIFALIRYDFPSQKLKMVAITGTDGKTTTVEMISQILKEANIRHLKISTVSIHLDGTQTENTSKRTTLSPLQMGSLLRKAVDSHVEIAVIEVSSHAIDQGRIFGMSFDIAGITNISEEHLDDHGGFAKYILLKEKLFRHYLKKKGIAVLSKDDEVVLEMDSRIRKIKKWYSSYGDYSADFVSTHLVETQKGIEFSLMGERLQMPILGKYNVQNATLAFAIATLLNISPKVIVEGLRKFSGVPGRLEKIEKGQNFEVYVDFAVTANALKEVLHSLKNITQGNIWVVFGCTGDRDRSKREQMGKIAGTIADFVVLTDDETYTENGEAIREEVKKGIQKTTIWNQSGNVQHFWEIPDRYEAITFALKNAQKGDAIIITGIGAETSRNMGGKEIPWNDRKVVEEILQKM